A genomic region of Leptotrichia hofstadii contains the following coding sequences:
- a CDS encoding spherulation-specific family 4 protein, translating to MKENFENNTNSLWENINGIEFSKNEEIYDIIKNNLKNENEFKVDFGYADGFHKSKANNKKNIPISDNDFSENEATIPYVIINPENGPSDKADYDYVVQIRRNKELGIKNLGYVTTNEYTKSVKKVYSEIDKYIQFYGSDNISGIFLDEVSSGTNPLEIEYMAQIYNYIKNKYPDSIVVANPGGTVTDEMSKYSDLWLTSELSANNYINHWVPRTYNFENNPENASRIVHVIHSATPDQYETLLKLSKERNAGFLMITTDVPNIPYKDLPQNFENLILSINNPEFENFSNTKNDLARTSIFDNSDIKPKSTDSKNSVSEQIVKNIQTESCNHNSDQFVSSGKYSIAGNLEISSLDFWKLLDFHYKNSVKSFSKKIFNPHFDFGYSILEEFIINASNKINESGDFEIDFNKDWNI from the coding sequence ATGAAGGAAAATTTTGAGAATAATACCAATTCTCTTTGGGAAAATATAAATGGTATTGAATTTTCAAAAAATGAAGAAATTTATGATATTATAAAAAATAATTTAAAAAACGAAAATGAATTTAAAGTGGATTTTGGCTATGCAGATGGTTTCCATAAAAGCAAAGCTAATAATAAAAAAAACATCCCCATTTCAGATAATGATTTTTCAGAAAACGAAGCAACCATTCCTTATGTCATTATCAATCCTGAAAACGGTCCTTCTGACAAGGCTGATTATGACTATGTTGTTCAAATAAGAAGAAATAAGGAACTTGGAATAAAAAATCTTGGGTATGTCACTACAAATGAATATACAAAAAGTGTAAAAAAAGTATATTCTGAAATTGATAAATATATACAATTTTACGGTTCTGACAATATCTCGGGAATTTTCCTTGATGAAGTTTCATCAGGTACAAATCCTCTAGAAATCGAATACATGGCACAAATATATAATTATATAAAAAATAAGTATCCTGACTCAATCGTAGTTGCAAATCCCGGAGGAACAGTAACAGATGAAATGTCCAAATATTCTGATTTATGGCTAACAAGCGAACTGTCTGCCAATAACTACATCAATCATTGGGTTCCAAGAACCTACAACTTTGAAAATAATCCTGAAAACGCAAGCCGTATTGTGCATGTCATTCATTCTGCAACGCCCGATCAGTACGAAACGCTATTAAAATTGTCAAAAGAGCGAAATGCAGGATTTTTAATGATTACAACCGATGTTCCAAATATTCCCTATAAAGATTTGCCACAAAATTTTGAAAATTTAATATTATCAATAAATAACCCTGAATTTGAAAATTTTTCAAATACAAAAAATGATTTGGCCAGAACATCAATATTTGATAATTCAGATATAAAACCCAAATCTACTGATTCAAAAAATTCTGTATCCGAACAAATTGTGAAAAATATTCAAACAGAAAGCTGCAATCATAATTCAGACCAGTTTGTATCTTCTGGAAAATACAGTATCGCTGGAAATCTTGAAATCTCAAGTCTTGATTTTTGGAAACTTTTAGACTTTCATTATAAAAATAGTGTAAAAAGCTTCTCAAAAAAGATATTCAATCCCCATTTTGACTTTGGATACAGTATTTTAGAAGAATTCATCATAAATGCTTCAAATAAAATAAATGAATCTGGAGACTTTGAGATTGATTTTAACAAGGACTGGAATATTTAA
- a CDS encoding SufS family cysteine desulfurase, with product MDYRKEFPIFKNRNNHYLDTAATSQKPKRVLDKIMEYYEKYNGNPGRGSHTLSMEASNLMANARKTVQKFINAEYSEEVIFTKSTTESINLIAYSYGMEFINENDEIILGISNHHANIVPWQFVAKKKNAKIKFVYLTENGQFDIEDFKNKLSDKTKLVAVSAVVNVTGVIQPIKEIIEIARNKNKNTRILVDAAQSMLHFKHDVQELDADFLVFSGHKLFTPMGIGVMYGKKDILDKMPPFLYGGDMIEFVTEEESTFAPLPNKFEGGTQNVEGAVTLEEAINFIEEVSYEKINEIENSLTEIALEKLKKLDFVETYFTKDVERAGIIAFNVKNVHSHDVAFILDSYNVAVRSGHHCAQPLMKYLGVPSCCRASFSIYNNEEDIDKLIEGLLKVKEVFEL from the coding sequence ATGGACTATAGAAAAGAATTTCCAATATTTAAGAATAGAAATAATCACTATCTTGATACAGCGGCAACTTCACAAAAGCCTAAAAGAGTGCTGGATAAAATTATGGAATATTATGAAAAATATAACGGCAATCCAGGACGTGGTTCGCATACCTTGTCTATGGAAGCCTCAAACTTGATGGCAAATGCACGTAAAACTGTACAGAAATTTATTAATGCAGAATATTCGGAAGAAGTAATCTTTACCAAAAGTACTACAGAATCAATCAATTTAATCGCCTATTCTTATGGAATGGAATTTATAAATGAAAATGACGAGATAATTCTAGGAATTTCAAATCATCACGCAAACATTGTCCCTTGGCAGTTTGTAGCTAAAAAGAAAAATGCCAAGATAAAATTTGTTTATCTTACTGAAAATGGACAATTTGATATTGAAGATTTTAAAAATAAATTGTCAGATAAAACAAAACTTGTAGCTGTTTCCGCTGTGGTAAATGTTACAGGAGTTATTCAGCCAATAAAAGAAATTATTGAAATTGCACGAAACAAAAATAAAAACACACGCATTCTTGTGGATGCTGCACAGTCGATGCTGCATTTTAAACATGATGTTCAAGAACTGGATGCAGATTTTCTTGTATTTTCAGGACATAAATTATTTACACCAATGGGAATTGGGGTTATGTATGGGAAAAAGGATATTCTTGACAAAATGCCGCCTTTCTTATACGGTGGAGATATGATTGAATTTGTAACAGAGGAGGAATCAACGTTTGCACCGCTTCCAAATAAATTTGAAGGAGGGACTCAGAATGTGGAAGGGGCAGTAACTCTGGAAGAGGCAATTAATTTTATTGAAGAAGTAAGTTATGAGAAAATTAATGAAATTGAAAATTCTCTTACAGAAATTGCTTTAGAAAAATTGAAAAAGCTAGATTTTGTAGAGACATATTTTACAAAAGATGTTGAGCGTGCTGGAATTATTGCCTTTAATGTAAAAAATGTGCATTCTCATGATGTGGCATTTATACTTGACTCGTATAATGTAGCAGTCCGTTCGGGGCATCATTGTGCTCAGCCTTTAATGAAGTATTTAGGAGTCCCTTCGTGCTGCCGTGCAAGTTTTAGCATTTACAACAATGAAGAGGATATTGATAAACTGATAGAAGGGCTTTTAAAAGTGAAGGAAGTTTTTGAATTATAG
- a CDS encoding elongation factor G has product MRIYDSSNIRNVGILGHSGSGKSNMVEGLEFTAGLTNRIAVNENDTKITNSLSLHAIEYQAAKFNFVDIPGYGDFFGEVESGLAAVDGAIIIVDGTTDLTVGTETALELTDSRNIPRFIFVNKIDNEKADYEKILSQLREKYGKRIAPFHVPWGRGNEFRGHINVIDMFAREFDKNKNECATVEMPADMDDEINSIREMLLEAVAETDEELMDKYFNGIEFTTAEIHRGLRQGVLDCSVIPVICGATLKNIGLHTTFDMVKDFLPSPNDNKKIEPEKNTFTCQIFKTTIDSFLGKVSYAKVYSGEVKQDSEVFNINRKSKERIGKIYTFVMNKMEEVQKGIAGDIVVFSKFNSTRTSDTLSTNEKEAAIKEITFPKPQLFVAIEPLNKNDDEKMSSGLNRLMEEDPSFTWHRNLETGQTVLGVQGELHSATVIEKLKAKFGISIKTIELKVPYRETIKGTSDVQGKHKKQSGGHGQYGDVLIKFSHVDEDFVFEETITGGSVPKSYIPAVEKGLRESLKEGVLAGYPVTNIKAVLYDGSYHDVDSSELAFKIAANLAFKKGMLEAKPILLEPIMELTIIIPEEYIGDVMGDINKKRGRVIGMEAHKNTKQKIIAEAPMSETFKYANELKAITQGRGYFEMKLVRYEELMGDLAQKVIDSRKK; this is encoded by the coding sequence ATGAGAATATATGACAGCAGTAACATTAGAAATGTGGGAATTTTAGGACATAGCGGTTCAGGAAAGAGTAATATGGTGGAGGGGCTGGAATTTACGGCTGGACTTACCAATCGTATCGCGGTCAATGAAAATGATACAAAAATTACTAATTCCTTGAGTTTGCATGCCATTGAGTATCAGGCTGCGAAATTTAATTTTGTGGATATTCCAGGGTACGGAGATTTTTTTGGTGAAGTTGAATCGGGACTTGCGGCAGTTGACGGAGCGATTATTATTGTTGATGGAACTACTGATTTAACAGTTGGGACAGAAACGGCTCTTGAGCTGACAGACAGCAGAAATATTCCACGATTTATTTTTGTAAATAAAATTGACAATGAAAAAGCTGATTATGAAAAGATTCTTTCACAGTTGAGAGAAAAATATGGTAAAAGAATCGCTCCATTTCATGTACCTTGGGGACGGGGAAACGAATTTCGTGGGCATATTAATGTAATTGATATGTTTGCAAGGGAATTTGATAAAAACAAAAATGAATGTGCAACTGTGGAAATGCCCGCTGATATGGATGATGAAATAAATTCAATTCGTGAAATGCTTTTGGAAGCGGTAGCTGAAACAGATGAAGAATTAATGGATAAATATTTTAATGGGATTGAGTTTACAACAGCTGAAATTCATCGTGGACTTAGACAGGGAGTGCTTGACTGTTCTGTAATTCCTGTTATTTGTGGTGCGACTCTAAAAAATATCGGACTTCACACAACTTTTGACATGGTAAAGGATTTCTTGCCATCACCTAACGACAATAAAAAAATTGAGCCTGAAAAAAATACATTTACATGCCAAATTTTCAAAACTACGATTGATTCTTTCTTAGGAAAAGTTTCATACGCAAAAGTTTATTCTGGTGAAGTTAAGCAAGATAGCGAAGTTTTTAATATAAATAGAAAATCAAAAGAAAGAATTGGAAAAATTTACACATTCGTTATGAATAAAATGGAAGAAGTTCAAAAGGGAATCGCTGGAGATATTGTTGTATTTTCAAAATTTAACAGTACAAGAACTTCTGATACATTGTCAACTAATGAAAAAGAAGCTGCCATAAAGGAAATAACTTTTCCAAAACCACAATTATTCGTGGCAATAGAGCCTTTGAACAAAAATGATGATGAAAAAATGTCTTCTGGACTTAACCGCCTAATGGAAGAAGACCCATCTTTCACTTGGCACAGAAACCTTGAAACAGGGCAGACAGTGCTAGGAGTACAAGGAGAACTTCATTCTGCAACAGTTATCGAAAAATTAAAAGCTAAATTTGGAATATCAATAAAAACTATCGAATTAAAAGTGCCGTACCGTGAAACAATCAAAGGAACTTCTGATGTTCAAGGAAAACACAAGAAACAATCAGGAGGGCACGGACAATACGGAGATGTATTAATTAAATTTTCTCATGTAGATGAAGACTTTGTCTTTGAAGAAACAATTACAGGTGGAAGCGTTCCAAAATCATATATTCCAGCTGTAGAAAAAGGATTAAGAGAATCGCTAAAAGAAGGAGTTCTAGCTGGTTATCCAGTAACTAACATAAAAGCTGTCTTATACGACGGTTCATATCACGATGTAGATTCTTCAGAATTAGCCTTTAAAATTGCCGCAAACTTGGCCTTCAAAAAGGGAATGCTGGAAGCAAAACCAATTTTATTAGAACCAATTATGGAACTTACAATTATCATTCCAGAAGAATATATCGGAGATGTAATGGGCGACATCAACAAAAAACGTGGTAGAGTAATAGGAATGGAAGCCCACAAAAATACAAAACAAAAAATAATAGCTGAAGCCCCAATGTCAGAAACATTCAAATATGCCAACGAATTGAAAGCCATCACGCAAGGACGTGGATATTTTGAAATGAAACTTGTAAGATATGAAGAATTAATGGGAGACTTGGCACAAAAAGTAATTGACAGCAGAAAAAAATAA
- the sufB gene encoding Fe-S cluster assembly protein SufB has product MENRKKTYVADIERGVYDIKDEGRYKYKAEKGLTPEIIKKISERKNEPEWMKEFRLKALEVYNSKPMTDWGPDLSDLDVNDIVHYLEPDSAPMNENWDDVPSYIRDTFDRLGIPEAEKQSLAGVGAQYDSEVVYHSIHKELKEQGVIYTDIETAMVEYEDMLKEYFMTLITVNDHKFAALHGAVWSGGSFIYVPKGVKVNMPLQSYFRLNAPEAGQFEHTLIIVDEGADLHYIEGCSAPKYQKNALHAGAVELFVRKGARLRYSTIENWSRNMYNLNTKRAIVEDDGVVEWISGSFGSRVSMLYPMSILKGDRSRCEFTGVTFAAAGQYLDTGCKIIHQGKQTSSTVHSKSISKNGGTAFYRGLLKVLPEATGARSTVECESLMLDNESTSDTIPIIDINNDSVDIGHEAKIGRISDEAIFYLMSRGISEDEAKAMIVRGFVEPISKELPLEYAVELNKLIELELEGTIG; this is encoded by the coding sequence ATGGAAAATAGAAAAAAAACATATGTTGCAGACATTGAACGTGGTGTCTATGATATAAAAGACGAAGGACGTTATAAATATAAGGCTGAAAAGGGACTTACTCCTGAAATTATCAAAAAAATTTCAGAAAGAAAAAATGAGCCTGAGTGGATGAAAGAATTTAGATTAAAGGCATTAGAAGTTTACAATTCAAAACCTATGACTGACTGGGGTCCAGATTTATCAGATCTTGATGTAAATGATATTGTGCATTATTTAGAACCTGATTCGGCACCTATGAATGAAAACTGGGATGATGTACCAAGCTATATAAGAGATACATTTGACAGACTTGGAATTCCTGAGGCTGAAAAGCAGTCACTTGCAGGAGTAGGAGCACAATATGATTCGGAAGTAGTTTATCACAGCATTCATAAAGAATTGAAAGAACAAGGTGTAATTTATACAGATATTGAAACTGCAATGGTGGAATATGAAGATATGCTAAAGGAATATTTTATGACATTAATTACAGTTAATGATCACAAATTTGCGGCATTACATGGAGCAGTATGGTCTGGAGGATCATTTATCTACGTTCCAAAAGGAGTAAAGGTAAATATGCCTTTACAATCATACTTTAGATTGAATGCACCTGAAGCAGGGCAATTTGAGCATACGCTTATTATTGTGGACGAAGGAGCTGATTTGCATTATATCGAGGGATGTTCTGCTCCAAAATATCAAAAAAATGCATTGCATGCAGGAGCGGTTGAATTATTTGTAAGAAAAGGGGCAAGATTAAGATATTCAACAATTGAAAACTGGTCAAGAAATATGTACAATCTTAATACAAAAAGAGCAATAGTGGAAGATGATGGAGTAGTTGAGTGGATTTCTGGATCATTTGGATCAAGAGTTTCGATGCTTTACCCAATGAGTATTCTAAAAGGTGATCGTTCAAGATGTGAATTTACAGGAGTTACATTTGCAGCGGCTGGACAATATTTGGATACAGGATGTAAAATTATTCATCAAGGAAAACAGACAAGTTCGACAGTTCATTCAAAATCAATTTCCAAAAATGGAGGAACAGCATTTTATAGAGGGCTTTTAAAAGTATTGCCAGAAGCAACTGGAGCAAGATCAACTGTAGAATGTGAATCATTAATGCTGGATAATGAATCAACTTCAGACACTATACCAATAATTGATATAAATAACGATAGCGTTGATATTGGACATGAAGCAAAAATCGGAAGAATAAGCGACGAAGCAATATTTTATCTTATGTCAAGAGGTATAAGCGAAGATGAAGCAAAGGCGATGATTGTAAGAGGATTTGTTGAGCCAATTTCTAAGGAGCTTCCGCTTGAATACGCTGTAGAGCTTAATAAATTGATAGAGCTGGAACTTGAAGGAACTATTGGATAA
- the sufD gene encoding Fe-S cluster assembly protein SufD, protein MLEKSSIQNLDNSDYRLKIFEEYKTLEKVNWKRVGYKYEEPETFKEFNNLEVKNENQDGVVIKNINDSLQELESLKNDNDYGLGDFFKKQNFAFYNEGKYLKIKERKIVEKPIYLNYRANKENNFLVDYNVIEVEDFAKVTVIITYDSEDDTPVYHNGIIKVFTGRNAEVKIIKIQTLNTKSSNFESSKIETLGQGKTQYYSVELGGKINAISHKSYLEEDSSEVYVWPAYLADEDRKLDLEYSVVFRGRRTVGELQGRGAVKDTAKKVFRGNLYFKQGSSKSEGREGEFAILLNDKIKADSIPTLFCSEDDVIGEHAASVGKVDESKLFYLMSRGLSEGRAKKLIVESSFRPIMDNIDDEKLREKLFEELERRI, encoded by the coding sequence ATGTTAGAAAAATCAAGCATACAAAATCTTGATAACAGTGATTACAGATTAAAAATTTTTGAAGAATATAAAACACTTGAAAAAGTTAATTGGAAAAGGGTTGGCTATAAATATGAGGAGCCTGAAACTTTTAAGGAATTTAATAATCTGGAAGTTAAAAATGAAAATCAAGATGGAGTTGTTATAAAAAATATAAATGATTCCCTGCAAGAACTTGAAAGTTTAAAAAATGATAATGATTATGGATTGGGAGATTTTTTCAAGAAACAGAACTTTGCTTTTTATAACGAAGGGAAATATTTGAAAATAAAAGAGAGAAAAATTGTTGAAAAACCAATTTACTTAAATTATCGGGCAAATAAAGAAAATAATTTTTTAGTTGACTACAATGTTATTGAAGTAGAAGATTTTGCAAAAGTTACGGTAATTATTACTTATGATTCAGAAGACGACACACCAGTTTATCACAATGGAATTATAAAAGTGTTCACTGGGAGAAATGCAGAAGTAAAAATTATAAAAATACAAACTTTAAATACAAAAAGTTCTAATTTTGAGTCATCAAAAATTGAAACTTTGGGTCAAGGAAAAACTCAATATTACAGCGTTGAACTAGGTGGAAAGATTAATGCAATAAGTCATAAATCTTATCTTGAGGAAGATTCATCAGAAGTTTATGTGTGGCCTGCATACCTTGCTGATGAGGACAGAAAGCTGGACTTGGAGTATTCAGTAGTATTCCGTGGACGTAGAACAGTTGGTGAGCTTCAAGGAAGAGGAGCTGTAAAAGATACAGCTAAAAAAGTATTTCGTGGAAACCTTTACTTTAAGCAAGGTTCGAGCAAGTCTGAAGGACGTGAAGGGGAATTTGCCATTTTGTTAAATGATAAAATAAAAGCTGACTCTATTCCGACATTATTTTGTAGTGAAGATGATGTTATCGGAGAACATGCCGCTTCTGTCGGAAAAGTTGATGAATCAAAATTATTTTATTTAATGAGCCGTGGACTTTCTGAAGGAAGAGCAAAAAAATTGATAGTTGAATCTTCATTCCGTCCAATAATGGATAACATCGATGATGAAAAATTAAGAGAAAAATTATTTGAAGAGCTGGAAAGAAGAATTTAA
- the sufU gene encoding Fe-S cluster assembly sulfur transfer protein SufU translates to MNLEKIYQQTILEYSRRKELNREIENPTFAERGHNPNCGDDLTLEIKTDENGVITDAAFIGSGCAISTASMAMLIDLVKGKTMEEAKEKVNLFFKMMKQEEKLTSEESKKLGDAVLMEYVAQMPARVKCATLSWHSLKVIVDKSEK, encoded by the coding sequence ATGAATTTAGAAAAAATATACCAGCAGACAATACTGGAATACAGCAGACGTAAGGAACTAAACCGTGAAATCGAAAATCCGACATTTGCAGAACGTGGGCATAATCCAAACTGTGGAGATGACTTGACACTTGAAATAAAAACTGACGAAAATGGAGTAATAACAGATGCCGCTTTTATTGGAAGCGGATGTGCCATTTCAACGGCTTCTATGGCTATGCTGATTGACTTGGTAAAAGGGAAGACAATGGAAGAAGCAAAGGAAAAAGTAAATTTGTTTTTCAAAATGATGAAGCAGGAAGAAAAACTGACAAGTGAAGAAAGCAAAAAATTAGGAGATGCTGTTCTTATGGAATATGTGGCTCAAATGCCTGCAAGAGTAAAATGTGCGACACTTAGCTGGCATTCGTTAAAAGTAATTGTGGATAAGAGTGAAAAGTAG